From Vibrio artabrorum, a single genomic window includes:
- the lolA gene encoding outer membrane lipoprotein chaperone LolA, producing the protein MKKVFALLFMSFSVFASPKEELSSRLALNAGFSADFKQVVTSPDGDVVMEGQGTVEIARPSLFRWETTLPDENLLVSDGQSLWYYSPFIEQVSIYWQEQATSQTPFVLLTRNKESDWDNYTVSQAGDQFTLTPTAVDSNQGDFQIKITDKGIVEGFNVIEQDGQIGAFTFSNVDLGKPATNRFTFVVPKGVEVDDQRN; encoded by the coding sequence ATGAAAAAAGTATTCGCACTTTTATTTATGAGCTTCTCAGTGTTTGCTTCTCCGAAAGAAGAGTTGAGTAGCCGTTTGGCATTAAACGCAGGCTTTAGCGCTGACTTTAAACAAGTCGTAACCAGCCCTGATGGTGATGTCGTTATGGAAGGTCAGGGCACGGTAGAGATTGCACGCCCAAGTTTATTTCGTTGGGAAACGACTCTTCCGGATGAAAACTTGTTAGTATCTGATGGTCAAAGCTTGTGGTATTACAGCCCGTTCATTGAGCAAGTCAGTATTTACTGGCAAGAGCAGGCCACATCTCAAACACCGTTTGTTCTGCTGACGCGAAATAAAGAAAGTGATTGGGATAATTACACTGTGTCGCAAGCGGGTGATCAATTTACCTTAACACCAACGGCTGTCGATTCTAATCAGGGTGACTTCCAGATTAAGATCACTGACAAGGGCATTGTTGAGGGCTTTAATGTGATTGAGCAAGATGGTCAAATAGGTGCATTTACCTTTAGCAATGTTGACTTAGGTAAACCCGCGACCAATCGTTTTACTTTTGTGGTTCCGAAAGGTGTCGAGGTCGACGACCAAAGAAACTGA
- a CDS encoding replication-associated recombination protein A, which yields MQLSNYSLDFAGDEDFRPLAARMRPETVEQYIGQQHILGPGKPLRRALEAGHIHSMILWGPPGTGKTTLAEVAANYANAEVERVSAVTSGVKDIRIAIEKARENKQAGRRTILFVDEVHRFNKSQQDAFLPHIEDGTVTFIGATTENPSFELNNALLSRARVYKLTSLNTDDISLVIRQAIEDKQRGLGDVSADFADNVLDRLAELVNGDARMSLNYLELLYDMAEDNDKGEKAITLQLLAEVAGEKVARFDNKGDIWYDLISAVHKSIRGSNPDAALYWSARMIAAGCDPLYIVRRLLAIASEDIGNADPRAMQVAMSAWDCFTRIGPAEGERAIAQAVVYLACAPKSNAVYTAWKQALTDAHNLPEYEVPHHLRNAPTTLMKDMGYGQEYRYAHDEPGAYAAGEKYLPPEMGEKQYYFPTKRGLETKIGEKLDYLADLDAKSPQKRYEK from the coding sequence TTGCAATTGAGTAATTACAGCTTAGATTTTGCAGGGGACGAAGATTTTCGTCCCCTTGCTGCTCGTATGAGGCCTGAAACGGTCGAACAGTACATAGGTCAGCAGCATATATTAGGCCCAGGTAAACCACTTCGCAGAGCATTGGAAGCGGGCCATATTCACTCGATGATTTTATGGGGGCCTCCGGGCACCGGCAAAACCACGTTAGCGGAAGTGGCAGCAAACTATGCTAATGCAGAAGTTGAACGCGTATCGGCGGTAACTTCGGGCGTAAAAGACATTCGTATTGCGATTGAAAAAGCGCGTGAGAACAAGCAAGCAGGGCGCAGAACCATCCTGTTTGTAGACGAAGTCCATCGCTTTAACAAAAGTCAGCAAGATGCTTTTCTGCCTCATATCGAAGATGGCACCGTGACCTTTATTGGTGCGACGACAGAAAACCCTTCTTTTGAATTGAACAACGCTTTGTTGTCACGTGCGCGTGTCTACAAACTGACGTCCCTGAATACCGATGATATCTCACTCGTGATTCGCCAAGCGATTGAAGATAAGCAACGCGGGTTAGGTGATGTGTCGGCTGATTTTGCTGATAATGTCTTAGATCGCCTCGCTGAACTGGTTAATGGTGACGCGCGTATGTCGCTCAACTATCTTGAGCTTTTATATGACATGGCAGAAGACAACGATAAAGGCGAGAAGGCGATAACTTTGCAGTTGCTGGCTGAAGTGGCTGGTGAGAAAGTCGCTCGCTTCGATAATAAGGGCGATATTTGGTACGACCTAATATCGGCGGTTCATAAGTCAATTCGTGGCTCAAACCCGGATGCGGCCTTGTACTGGTCTGCGCGAATGATTGCTGCTGGCTGCGATCCTTTGTATATCGTAAGGCGTTTGCTGGCGATTGCTTCTGAAGATATCGGTAACGCTGACCCTCGTGCCATGCAGGTCGCGATGTCGGCTTGGGATTGCTTCACGCGGATTGGCCCTGCTGAAGGGGAGCGTGCGATTGCACAGGCGGTAGTCTATCTCGCGTGTGCACCAAAGAGTAATGCGGTTTACACCGCGTGGAAGCAAGCCCTAACAGATGCGCACAACCTTCCTGAATATGAAGTCCCTCATCATTTACGAAATGCACCGACAACTTTGATGAAGGACATGGGCTACGGGCAAGAATACCGTTATGCTCATGATGAACCAGGAGCCTACGCGGCGGGGGAAAAATATCTCCCTCCTGAAATGGGAGAGAAGCAATACTATTTCCCAACAAAACGAGGCTTAGAGACCAAAATAGGTGAGAAACTAGATTATCTGGCGGATTTGGACGCAAAAAGCCCACAAAAACGCTATGAAAAGTAG
- the serS gene encoding serine--tRNA ligase, which translates to MLDSKLLRAELDETAAKLARRGFTLDVETIRELEEKRKSLQMKTEELQALRNSRSKSIGQAKAKGDHEEAERILAEVGNLGAELDQAKVALADLQSELETITMSIPNLPDAEVPDGKDEDDNVEVSRWGQPKTYDFEVKDHVDLGEMSGGLDFASAVKISGSRFIVMKGKFARLHRAIAQFMLDLHTDEHGYTEMYVPYLVNHDSLYGTGQLPKFGEDLFHTSPLTEQVSDVPLKTLSLIPTAEVPVTNMVRDTITDEAELPLKMTAHTPCFRSEAGSYGRDTRGLIRMHQFDKVELVQITKPEDSMAALEELTGHAEKVLQLLELPYRKVILCTGDMGFGSAKTYDLEVWVPAQETYREISSCSNMWDFQARRMQARFRRKGEKKPELVHTLNGSGLAVGRTMVAILENNQEADGRIAIPAVLQPYMGGLTHIG; encoded by the coding sequence ATGCTGGATTCTAAATTACTTCGAGCTGAGCTGGATGAAACAGCGGCAAAATTAGCACGTCGAGGCTTCACCCTTGATGTAGAGACAATTCGTGAACTTGAAGAAAAACGTAAGTCCCTTCAGATGAAAACTGAAGAGCTACAAGCGTTACGTAACTCTCGATCGAAGTCCATTGGTCAAGCGAAAGCAAAAGGCGACCATGAAGAAGCTGAGCGTATCCTTGCAGAAGTAGGCAACTTAGGCGCAGAACTAGACCAAGCTAAAGTAGCATTGGCTGATCTTCAATCTGAGCTAGAAACGATCACCATGTCGATTCCTAACCTACCGGATGCAGAAGTGCCAGATGGTAAAGATGAAGACGACAACGTAGAAGTTTCTCGTTGGGGGCAACCTAAGACTTACGATTTTGAAGTGAAAGATCACGTCGATCTTGGCGAAATGTCTGGCGGTCTTGATTTTGCTAGCGCAGTTAAAATCTCGGGTTCTCGTTTCATCGTGATGAAAGGCAAATTTGCACGCCTACACCGTGCTATTGCTCAGTTCATGCTGGACCTTCACACTGATGAGCACGGCTACACTGAAATGTACGTACCGTACCTAGTGAATCACGATAGCCTTTACGGTACTGGTCAACTTCCTAAGTTCGGCGAAGACTTGTTCCACACAAGCCCACTAACTGAGCAAGTCAGTGACGTACCTCTTAAGACGCTATCGCTTATCCCTACTGCGGAAGTACCGGTAACGAACATGGTTCGTGACACGATTACTGATGAAGCTGAACTGCCACTTAAGATGACAGCTCACACGCCATGTTTCCGTTCTGAAGCGGGTTCTTATGGTCGTGACACTCGTGGTCTTATCCGTATGCACCAATTCGACAAAGTTGAATTAGTACAAATCACTAAACCAGAAGACTCAATGGCAGCGCTTGAAGAGCTAACGGGTCACGCTGAGAAAGTACTTCAACTTCTAGAGCTTCCTTACCGTAAAGTGATTCTATGTACAGGTGACATGGGCTTCGGCTCTGCGAAAACTTACGACTTAGAAGTATGGGTTCCAGCACAAGAGACTTACCGTGAAATTTCTTCTTGTTCAAACATGTGGGATTTCCAAGCGCGTCGTATGCAAGCTCGTTTCCGTCGTAAAGGCGAAAAGAAACCTGAACTTGTGCACACACTAAACGGTTCTGGTCTTGCTGTGGGTCGTACTATGGTTGCTATCCTTGAAAACAACCAAGAAGCTGACGGCCGTATTGCTATCCCAGCAGTACTTCAGCCATATATGGGCGGATTAACGCACATCGGTTAA